Sequence from the Balaenoptera acutorostrata chromosome 4, mBalAcu1.1, whole genome shotgun sequence genome:
tgcagctgcttccaactagctattttacattcttcaaatattttctcagaccctttctttttctcttcttcttctggggcccctataactcaaatgttggtgcgtttaatgttgtcccagaggtctctgagactgtcttcaattcttttcattcttttttctttattctgctctgtggcagttatttccactattttatcttccaggtcatttatctgttcttctgcctcagttattctgctattgattccttctagggaattcttaatttcatttattgtgttgttcatcattgttcatttgctctttagttcttctaggtccttgttaaacatttcttgtatcttctccattctatttccgagattttagaccatctttactatcattactctgaattctttttcaggtagactgcctgtttcctcctccttTGTTTGGtcaggtgggtttttaccttgctccttcacctgctgcatattcctctgtcttctcattttaacttactgtgtttggggtctccttttcacaggctgcaggttcatagttcccattatttttggtgtctgcccccagtgggtaaggttggttcagtcgcttgtgtaggcttcctggtggaggggactggtgcctgtgctctggtgggtggggctggatcttgtgcttctggtgggcagagccacaTCTGGTGGAATAcctgtgtatctttttttcttttccttcgtGCTTGTCTAGTTTCACTTGAAGTGCACCCCGCTCTTCAGACGAGAGTTCCTAGTGTGAAACGGCTGTGCCCATCACCTCAGCTTGGCAGGCCATCTACTGAGCACTATGCTCCACACTGCAACTGATctgggaggatttgatgaggggTTTTATAACAGTGGTTCAAAGGTGGGGTCtttgacaagattagggtgtgagCAGGGCCTTCACTCTTTTAATCTCATCTCTCCTAATCGTGATGATCTTCTCTGGTCCCTTCAATcctgcctcaggtggtttcttggctccgcctcccttgattagcaactgttcaaatctgccctttggaattcagggaaggtcatggatgCTGAAGTCTTGCCTTGGTTTGTAGAAGCCAAACCTCTAGATGGACAGATTAAGGGAGTGAGCATGTTGGGACTATCCACTCTCAGTCTTCTCACTTGCATATCCACATAAGAAAGACGAAggataaataaaaggaagatcatttaaaatccaatttagtgtgaattttgttttaatcttgTGTCTTGAAGAGACgcaaattcaaaggaaaaaaaagatggaattcAAAGGTAATTCAGGGTATGGAGAGCAGCTCACAATGAGGAATCCAGAGTGATTATTCCATTTGCATGTGAGGTTAGtggctggacttttttttttttttaatgattcttcTGGCAATTACAGTATCTGATTTCTGGAGCTTTAGTGGAGGGGGCTCTGTGTAGAGAAGCTGGGGGCCGGCTCTGTCCCTCCATGGAGCATGGTCATTCCCAAAAAGTCCCCTTCTGGCTCGGAACACCTGGGCGATAGCACACTAGCTATAGCTAGATAGCACACTGTTTCACACTAGCACCTGGCCTCCGGAGAGGGGTGGCCAGTGGCCGAGAATGAGGGTTTTCCTTTCCTGCAAAGCAGGATTAATAATCCGTCTCAGAGGGTTTTGAAGTGCACGACTCTTCATTGCAAAGGGAAATGCATCTGGATACCAGCACTTCTGGATGGTGGTACCCAAAAATCATCCAGACAAGCACGTTCAATAGAGCAAAACCCCAAGATTTCCTAGAGGTCTATATTCTTCTTTATAACTTAGCCACACTCTGATGACTGGCAGCAAAAGATGTATTAACAATGaataaatggcaaaataaaaaattcccaGAGAGACTAGAATTTATGAAAGAAAAGTCACAATACAGGTCTCATCTTATTCAGAAAGAGTTTGCAGGTACTGACAAACTCTTggtatgggttaaaaaaaaaaaaaaaaaaaggtttttaaggGTAATCCTTAcaagaatagaaaagaattaaGATGATGACTGTCCTAACTAgttgaagagaaaagaagagcaaaggaaTCTCCACCTAGCAAatctcaggaaagaaaagaatggaacaagAAACCAtgtaaatagaaaacagaaagtaaGATATCAGGAATAAAAGCAGATATATAAGTTGGTCTCAGTGTCCATGAATGGTTTAATTCCCCTGTTGAAAGAACAAAGCCTCTCAAAGTAAatctaagaaacaaaatgaaatttagttATATAGTGGATACAAGAGAGTTATCTAAAACAAAACAGTTTTCACAAAGGTGCCTGAACATAAAGTCAACACAGAGATGTATGAAGAACCAGCAACAAtcaattagaaaatgtaatggAAAAAGGATCCTATTCATAATAGCAATAAAAGTTATAAGATAACTAGATAACCTAGgaaataaacagaacaaaaaataggcaaaagctaaatttaaaaatatataaaactttattgaaagctagaaaggaagacccaaagaaaattagagacatATTTCTGAGTGAGATGATTCAAAACTGTAAATgtggtgacttccctggtggtccagtggctaagactccacgctcccaatgcagggggcccagattcgatccctattcagggaactagatcccacatgccgcaactaagagttctcatgctgcaataaagatcccgcatgccgcaactaagacctggcgcagccaaataaataaataaataaatatttttttaaaactgtaaatgtgttatttttccaaatattagTCTAAAACATTAACTCAATTTCAGCTCATCTCAATGGGATCTATTTTTGAATTTGACAAGTTATTCATACAGGAAAATAAATGTGCTAAAAATATAtccaaggaaaaaatttaaaagaacaataacaagACACTTACCTTAAAAGGTATCAAAACCtactataaaactacagaaaTTAGTATAGAAATGGAAGAGACTAGTCTAGAAACAAACCTATGCATCTAAGGGCATATGGTATATGATATACGTTTCAATTCAATAAAGTAGAGAAAGAATGGTCAACTAGAAGCtgcaaactcaaatgcctatAGAAGCCAGGTAAGAGCATAAATGAGTGAAGCAAGGACGGGGTGGGACTGTGGCTAACTGAAGAGCACATGCCCATACGTGACAGGGGAAAGGCCTAATTCTGTGTTGATAACGACTATGCAAGAATTTGCTGCCAGATTCTTTGGCTTTTTAAGAGAAACTAGAAATAAGGACTTAAATAAAaatctcttaattaaaaaaaaattagtaattaattcaaagtttaaaaaaacctgTATGGGCCCAATAAAATATGAGTGCAGGCCCAGTTCAGTCAGTAAACTACCAGGCTTAAttgctcatttattcaataataaatgGTCTATAAATCAAGTACAGTTAGATCTTTACATCATACCacatagaaaattaaatttcagatggactaaatatctaaattttaaaaaagcatacaaGAACCTTAAGAAATAGATTTActtgtataataataatatcaacaagagcaaaaacaaaaacaataaaaagggaAATGGCTTAAGCAGGTAGAGAAAAGGATTATAAAATCTGTTAAAATCTTACCAGCTTTTCACTACCCTACTTTGAACTAGGCCAAAGTCTCTTTTCAAGGGTAAGACAAATTCTCAGTCAAGTTACCAACTTTTAGCCAGTAGCATGTCACGCCAAGACAAGACAGGCTAAGCAACACAAATAAAGGATACAAGTATTCCTTACCAATTGATAATTTGTTATACTGTGATTGTAACCAAGGTTCACTGTAAACACCAGTCTTTCTGTCAACTGTTCAATACCTGAAAGTATCTCTGGTCAATTAGGGTCTGCTGCTGGTTATCTTTGCTGGGCTCATCTTTTCCCTCTTTGTCCTCAGCCTTTTTTTGACTGATAAGATCCTGTaatctaaaggggaaaaaaaccaagatAATACAAAATGCTTTACTAGACACTGGATTAAGATGACAAAATAAGCCAATGATCCAGCTACCCTCCCAAAAGCTTTGtcattttccatatatatgtgtgtttatgtgcatgcacatacatgcatatatgcatacataaatttttttaaaattttaagccaTGTTGTCACTGGAAAACAAGAAGACCCTCTTAATAGACACAATATAGAAGGAATCCCTGAAAACTAAAGGGATCAGACTGATGAAGAAAGTTCTAACCATTCCCCAGCACttataaaaaatagaagaggaaagaacTACAGTAAAGGGTGAAAGCAACTTCCAAGGTGCTCCAAGCTTGATGCTGTAGGTAAGGGAATCAACAAACAATGGGTAGGGAAAACAGTTTGGGCACTGCAGCAGCAAGAGCTAGGCAGTTTGGTCCTTCCTTCTTCATACGTCTCTTGTGCCAAAGAGAAGACAACAGTGATACCTGCCAGTCAAGAGGGCATGAAAACCCAAGAGACCATTGTCTCAGGTGGCTACCAGAACTCTGGGGGAAAGTCTCTTTGTCCAGAAACCTAAAAACATGAGTGTATCCACCTAGTAGCCCTTCTCCAAATATCTCTGAAGTCAAAGTTGTAGTAAACATTTCTCCCCCACCCACCATGCCTTAGAAAAAAGTCTCTTATTAAACCCACTTCAAATTAACCAGTACGCCTATCAGTTTCCTGTGGAACCCTGACCCATTAAACTGATTCCAACACTCGTTAATAAGCTTGACTTGCTGTTTGCAAAATAGAATAGCGATATTCTATCTTGTCATTTGCCTACTAAAAAACAGTGGCTTCCCACTACTTTTAGAACTAAATCCAATCTCCTTGGGTTAGGTTTGAACTTCTCCATGCTGGTAGTCCTAACCCAATATTCCTCCCGACTCCTTTCTTACCTCATCTCTTATTACCACCTTACAATTATCTCCTTCACTCACATGTATTCCCCTTGATCTTCACTCAATTGCTTTTCTCTGCTCTCTGGTGAGCATATgccagaaacaaaataaacaaaattagctCTAGATAAAAAGTCAACCTCCGAGGAAGCGCTGCTCTGCGGGCGCGGTTTAgtcgggcggcggcggcggcggcggcggcggcgggtaGAGGAGGATGTGGGCCACGCATGGGCTGGCGGTGGCGCTGGCTCTGAGCGTGCTGCCGGGCAGCCGGGCGCTGCGACCGGGTGACTGCGAAGTTTGTATTTCTTATCTGGGAAGATTTTACCAGGACCTCAAAGACAGAGGTGTCACATTCTCACCAGCCTCTATTGAAAAAGAACTTATAAAGTTCTGCCGTGAAGCAAGAGGCAAAGAGAATCGGTTGTGCTACTACATTGGGGCCACAGATGATGCAGCCACCAAGATCATCAACGAGGTGTCAAAGCCCCTGGCCCACCACATCCCTGTGGAGAAGATCTGTGAGAAGCTCAAGAAGAAGGACAGCCAGATCTGTGAGCTAAAATACGACAAGCAGATCGACCTGAGCACAGTGGACCTGAAGAAGCTTCGAGTTAAAGAGCTAAAGAAGATCCTGGACGACTGGGGAGAGACGTGCAAAGGCTGTGCAGAAAAGTCTGACTACATCCGGAAGATTAATGAACTGATGCCTAAATACGCCCCCAAGGCAGCCAGTTCACGGACTGATTTGTAGTCTACCCGATGCCTGCTGCACCTGAGGGGAAAAACACTTCGTCTGTGTCTGCCCCAAACAccctttttgtaatttattttttag
This genomic interval carries:
- the LOC103013216 gene encoding mesencephalic astrocyte-derived neurotrophic factor, with protein sequence MWATHGLAVALALSVLPGSRALRPGDCEVCISYLGRFYQDLKDRGVTFSPASIEKELIKFCREARGKENRLCYYIGATDDAATKIINEVSKPLAHHIPVEKICEKLKKKDSQICELKYDKQIDLSTVDLKKLRVKELKKILDDWGETCKGCAEKSDYIRKINELMPKYAPKAASSRTDL